In Amphiura filiformis chromosome 1, Afil_fr2py, whole genome shotgun sequence, the following are encoded in one genomic region:
- the LOC140147214 gene encoding phospholipase A2-like, translating into MRLLVYSCNSVVALICLFAYIQTGTSLSSFTQHDLHALWHFNFMIDCTTNDSYVESILDYATYGCYCGIGGEGKPLDGVDTCCLAHDLCYGLGSYYCPFPLMVYFIHYHYTMSNCETDNPSITCKPASDYSWWFPWTRCAEAICNCDRAAALCFGQNEYHPEYRFYDKSKCHGLP; encoded by the exons ATGAGGCTTTTAGTGTATAGCTGTAACAGCGTTGTGGCTCTCATATGCTTATTTGCTTACATTCAAACAG GTACATCTCTGTCTTCCTTTACTCAACACGACCTACACGCTCTGTGGCATTTCAATTTCATGATTGATTGTACAACCAATGACAGCTATGTAGAATCGATATTAGACTACGCAACCTACGGATGCTACTGTGGGATTGGAGGAGAAGGAAAGCCATTAGATGGTGTCGACAC ATGTTGTTTGGCGCATGATCTCTGCTACGGACTTGGAAGCTATTACTGTCCATTTCCACTCATGGTGTATTTTATACATTATCATTATACCATGTCTAACTGTGAAACGGATAATCCATCTATAACTTGTA AGCCTGCTTCGGATTACAGTTGGTGGTTTCCATGGACGAGATGTGCGGAAGCCATTTGCAATTGCGACAGAGCAGCTGCACTATGTTTTGGACAAAACGAATACCATCCGGAATATAGATTCTATGATAAAAGCAAATGTCATGGTCTGCCGTAA